Proteins from a single region of Xenopus laevis strain J_2021 chromosome 9_10S, Xenopus_laevis_v10.1, whole genome shotgun sequence:
- the LOC121398911 gene encoding uncharacterized protein LOC121398911: protein MDTDNMKEFIMNFSLDNCARGNQGYSRVLLQLFGYAGHGKSSFINSCKYIMDDSEYREYAKVADSREAPETMMRNSYKLTENVTLVDNRGGGKMNKMETGEIYLQLGNFLPLDESVTWQTGFDDMMKKISASERQGCAADFIVPVFVYCTSSGISLTEVKEMISSARTITGVDPTVVLTHKLYVPIHQLTKIRDTFRKMGARNIYPVENYTHGDNLKTKGKHTAILQCLYESLKDVEFKMKEELNPSEERIKRKEFLMTFAHKRALENQKQQIKEMQLKEQLEREKEKEKEQEKEQEKAKRRWYYLWLH from the exons ATGGATACAGATAATATGAAAGAGTTTATAATGAACTTCAGCCTGGACAACTGTGCTCGAGGAAATCAGGGCTATAGCCGGGTTCTCCTGCAGCTGTTTGGCTATGCAGGTCATGGCAAATCCTCATTTATTAATTCCTGTAAGTACATAATGGATGACAGCGAATACAGAGAATATGCTAAAGTTGCAGATTCCAGAGAGGCGCCTGAGACTATGATGAGAAATTCTTATAAATTGACAGAGAATGTGACTTTGGTGGATAACAGAGGGGGAGGGAAAATGAATAAGATGGAGACTGGAGAAATCTACCTTCAGCTGG GAAACTTTTTACCACTGGACGAATCTGTCACATGGCAAACAGGATTTGATGATATGATGAAGAAAATCTCAGCTTCTGAGAGGCAGGGCTGTGCCGCCGACTTCATAGTCCCAGTATTTGTGTATTG CACATCGTCCGGAATATCCCTGACAGAAGTAAAGGAGATGATTTCCAGTGCCAGAACAATAACAG GAGTTGACCCAACTGTGGTTCTTACCCATAAGTTATATGTTCCTATTCATCAGCTGACTAAAATCAGAGATACATTTCGAAAAATGGGGGCAAGGAACATCTACCCTGTAGAAAACTACACCCATGGGGATAACCTGAAAACCAAAGGGAAACATACAGCCATCTTGCAGTGTCTCTACGAGTCCCTTAAAGATGTTGAATTCAAAATGAAAGAGGAACTGAATCCCAGTGAGGAAAGAATCAAAAGGAAAGAGTTCCTAATGACCTTTGCTCACAAAAGAGCTTTAGAGAATCAAAAACAGCAAATTAAAGAAATGCAGCTTAAGGAACAACTAGAAagggaaaaggaaaaggaaaaggaacAGGAAAAGGAACAGGAAAAGGCAAAGAGACGTTGGTACTACCTCTGGTTGCATTAA